A genome region from Candidatus Methylomirabilis sp. includes the following:
- a CDS encoding SH3 domain-containing protein, whose product MLRRINAPLLAALAFFAAVGCAQTQRAWEGTKQTVSGWFSGNSVSADGVAAAELPALVIARANVIPKMGPDAKAKPAGTLRRGDRVARLEVQGNWVRIWIPAGGQVAWVNREAVQPATGGNSVSGTVPFGALLPFRVVAARANLREAPDPKASVIADVRQGTELRMLDARAGWLKAADPAGQRLGWIALNAVGRSN is encoded by the coding sequence TCAACGCCCCGCTGCTGGCCGCGCTGGCCTTCTTCGCGGCCGTGGGATGCGCCCAGACGCAGCGGGCCTGGGAGGGCACGAAGCAGACCGTCTCGGGCTGGTTCAGCGGCAATTCCGTCTCGGCGGACGGCGTGGCGGCGGCCGAGCTCCCCGCTCTCGTCATTGCCAGGGCGAACGTCATCCCGAAGATGGGGCCCGACGCCAAGGCCAAGCCGGCCGGGACGCTCCGGAGGGGAGACCGGGTGGCCAGGCTCGAGGTCCAGGGCAACTGGGTGCGGATCTGGATCCCCGCGGGCGGGCAGGTCGCCTGGGTGAACCGGGAGGCGGTCCAGCCGGCGACGGGCGGGAACAGCGTCAGCGGGACCGTTCCCTTCGGCGCCCTCCTCCCGTTCCGGGTGGTGGCCGCCCGGGCCAACCTGCGGGAGGCGCCCGACCCGAAGGCGAGCGTCATCGCCGATGTGAGGCAGGGGACCGAGCTGCGGATGCTGGATGCCCGGGCGGGGTGGTTGAAAGCCGCCGATCCCGCGGGCCAGCGGCTGGGCTGGATCGCGCTGAACGCGGTCGGACGGAGCAACTAG